A section of the Delphinus delphis chromosome 1, mDelDel1.2, whole genome shotgun sequence genome encodes:
- the NECAP2 gene encoding adaptin ear-binding coat-associated protein 2 isoform X1: MEEGEYESVLCVKPEVHVYRIPPRATNRGYRAAEWQLDQPSWSGRLRITAKGQVAYIKLEDRTSGELFAQAPVDQFPGTAVESVMDSSRYFVIRIEDGNGRRAFIGIGFGDRGDAFDFNVALQDHFKWVKQQCEFAKQAENPDQGPKLDLSFKEGQTIKLNIANMKKKEGAAGPPRARPASTGGLSLLPPPPGGKTSTLIPPPGEQLSVAASIVQPAVAPSSDLETSIGGATVSWPQPKPAATATADIWGDFTKSTGYLKSPTPPYLTFPGPPPARLSQAQAGSSSDLSTTPFPHTTSGKELPHLGRRKEDEALPGQPLFGA, translated from the exons ATGGAGGAAGGCGAGTACGAGTCGGTTCTCTGTGTCAAGCCAGAGGTCCACGTCTACCGCATCCCGCCGCGGGCCACCAACCGTGGTTACAG GGCTGCGGAATGGCAGCTGGACCAGCCATCATGGAGTGGCCGGCTGCGGATCACTGCAAAAGGGCAGGTGGCCTACATCAAGCTGGAGGACAGGACCTCAG GGGAGCTCTTTGCTCAGGCCCCAGTGGATCAGTTTCCAGGCACAGCTGTGGAGAGCGTGATGGATTCCAGCAGGTACTTCGTTATCCGCATCGAAGATGGAAACG GGCGACGGGCGTTTATTGGAATTGGCTTCGGGGACCGAGGTGATGCCTTTGACTTCAATGTTGCCTTGCAGGACCATTTCAA GTGGGTGAAACAGCAGTGTGAATTTGCAAAACAAGCTGAGAACCCAGATCAAGGTCCCAAATTGGACCTAAGCTTCAAGGAGGGCCAGACCATCAAGCTCAACATTGCA AAcatgaagaagaaggaaggagcagctgggcctcccCGAGCCCGGCCCGCCAGCACAGGAGGACTGAgcctgcttccccctcccccaggggggAAAACCTCCACCCTGATCCCTCCCCCTGGGGAGCAGTTGTCTGTGGCGGCATCCATTGTCCAGCCAGCAGTTGCTCCCAGTTCAG aCTTGGAGACATCAATTGGAGGTGCCACTGTGTCCTGGCCGCAGCCCAAGCCTGCCGCTACTGCCACCGCCGACATCTGGGGAGACTTTACCAAATCCACAGG ATATCTGAAATCTCCCACCCCTCCCTATCTAACCTTTCCAGGTCCACCTCCAGCCAGACTCAGCCAGGCACAGGCTGGGTCCAGTTCTGACCTGAGCACAACTCCTTTTCCTCACACAACTTCTGGAAAGGAGCTGCCTCATCTGGGCAGAAGGAAGGAGGATGAAGCACTCCCTGGCCAGCCTCTGTTTGGAGCAtga
- the NECAP2 gene encoding adaptin ear-binding coat-associated protein 2 isoform X3 encodes MEEGEYESVLCVKPEVHVYRIPPRATNRGYRAAEWQLDQPSWSGRLRITAKGQVAYIKLEDRTSGELFAQAPVDQFPGTAVESVMDSSRYFVIRIEDGNGRRAFIGIGFGDRGDAFDFNVALQDHFKWVKQQCEFAKQAENPDQGPKLDLSFKEGQTIKLNIANMKKKEGAAGPPRARPASTGGLSLLPPPPGGKTSTLIPPPGEQLSVAASIVQPAVAPSSDLETSIGGATVSWPQPKPAATATADIWGDFTKSTGDCT; translated from the exons ATGGAGGAAGGCGAGTACGAGTCGGTTCTCTGTGTCAAGCCAGAGGTCCACGTCTACCGCATCCCGCCGCGGGCCACCAACCGTGGTTACAG GGCTGCGGAATGGCAGCTGGACCAGCCATCATGGAGTGGCCGGCTGCGGATCACTGCAAAAGGGCAGGTGGCCTACATCAAGCTGGAGGACAGGACCTCAG GGGAGCTCTTTGCTCAGGCCCCAGTGGATCAGTTTCCAGGCACAGCTGTGGAGAGCGTGATGGATTCCAGCAGGTACTTCGTTATCCGCATCGAAGATGGAAACG GGCGACGGGCGTTTATTGGAATTGGCTTCGGGGACCGAGGTGATGCCTTTGACTTCAATGTTGCCTTGCAGGACCATTTCAA GTGGGTGAAACAGCAGTGTGAATTTGCAAAACAAGCTGAGAACCCAGATCAAGGTCCCAAATTGGACCTAAGCTTCAAGGAGGGCCAGACCATCAAGCTCAACATTGCA AAcatgaagaagaaggaaggagcagctgggcctcccCGAGCCCGGCCCGCCAGCACAGGAGGACTGAgcctgcttccccctcccccaggggggAAAACCTCCACCCTGATCCCTCCCCCTGGGGAGCAGTTGTCTGTGGCGGCATCCATTGTCCAGCCAGCAGTTGCTCCCAGTTCAG aCTTGGAGACATCAATTGGAGGTGCCACTGTGTCCTGGCCGCAGCCCAAGCCTGCCGCTACTGCCACCGCCGACATCTGGGGAGACTTTACCAAATCCACAGG ggacTGTACATGA
- the NECAP2 gene encoding adaptin ear-binding coat-associated protein 2 isoform X2, whose product MEEGEYESVLCVKPEVHVYRIPPRATNRGYRAAEWQLDQPSWSGRLRITAKGQVAYIKLEDRTSGELFAQAPVDQFPGTAVESVMDSSRYFVIRIEDGNGRRAFIGIGFGDRGDAFDFNVALQDHFKWVKQQCEFAKQAENPDQGPKLDLSFKEGQTIKLNIANMKKKEGAAGPPRARPASTGGLSLLPPPPGGKTSTLIPPPGEQLSVAASIVQPAVAPSSDLETSIGGATVSWPQPKPAATATADIWGDFTKSTGSTSSQTQPGTGWVQF is encoded by the exons ATGGAGGAAGGCGAGTACGAGTCGGTTCTCTGTGTCAAGCCAGAGGTCCACGTCTACCGCATCCCGCCGCGGGCCACCAACCGTGGTTACAG GGCTGCGGAATGGCAGCTGGACCAGCCATCATGGAGTGGCCGGCTGCGGATCACTGCAAAAGGGCAGGTGGCCTACATCAAGCTGGAGGACAGGACCTCAG GGGAGCTCTTTGCTCAGGCCCCAGTGGATCAGTTTCCAGGCACAGCTGTGGAGAGCGTGATGGATTCCAGCAGGTACTTCGTTATCCGCATCGAAGATGGAAACG GGCGACGGGCGTTTATTGGAATTGGCTTCGGGGACCGAGGTGATGCCTTTGACTTCAATGTTGCCTTGCAGGACCATTTCAA GTGGGTGAAACAGCAGTGTGAATTTGCAAAACAAGCTGAGAACCCAGATCAAGGTCCCAAATTGGACCTAAGCTTCAAGGAGGGCCAGACCATCAAGCTCAACATTGCA AAcatgaagaagaaggaaggagcagctgggcctcccCGAGCCCGGCCCGCCAGCACAGGAGGACTGAgcctgcttccccctcccccaggggggAAAACCTCCACCCTGATCCCTCCCCCTGGGGAGCAGTTGTCTGTGGCGGCATCCATTGTCCAGCCAGCAGTTGCTCCCAGTTCAG aCTTGGAGACATCAATTGGAGGTGCCACTGTGTCCTGGCCGCAGCCCAAGCCTGCCGCTACTGCCACCGCCGACATCTGGGGAGACTTTACCAAATCCACAGG GTCCACCTCCAGCCAGACTCAGCCAGGCACAGGCTGGGTCCAGTTCTGA